One window of the Flavobacteriaceae bacterium YJPT1-3 genome contains the following:
- the bshA gene encoding N-acetyl-alpha-D-glucosaminyl L-malate synthase BshA encodes MKIAIVCYPTFGGSGVVATELGIALSKRGHEIHFVTYKQPVRLALLNERIHFHEVNVPDYPLFHYQPYELALSSKLVKVIKAQKIDLLHVHYAIPHAYAGYMAKQMLEQEGISVPMVTTLHGTDITLVGSHPFYKPAVTFSINNSDVVTSVSQSLKDDTLRLFDVHKDIQVVPNFIDLSTVNTEFTDCQRDLMAHPDERIITHISNMRPVKRINDVIRIFHEIQKELPAKLIMVGEGPDREPAEALTKKLNLKDRVIFVGNSHEIDKILCFSDLFLLPSEAESFGLAALEAMAAGVPVISSNAGGLSEVNKHGISGYLSAVGAVEEMAQHALAILKEPATLKRFKKQAREEAARFDIEKVVPLYEQLYEDLLVQD; translated from the coding sequence ATGAAAATTGCTATTGTATGTTACCCAACCTTTGGAGGAAGCGGCGTGGTAGCGACAGAATTAGGGATCGCCCTGTCCAAACGAGGACACGAGATCCATTTTGTGACCTACAAACAGCCGGTACGCTTAGCCTTACTCAATGAACGCATTCACTTTCATGAAGTCAACGTTCCCGACTATCCGCTTTTTCATTACCAACCCTATGAGTTGGCTTTGTCCAGTAAATTGGTCAAGGTCATTAAGGCTCAGAAAATTGATCTGCTGCACGTACACTACGCCATACCCCATGCCTATGCCGGCTATATGGCCAAGCAAATGCTTGAACAAGAAGGGATAAGCGTGCCTATGGTAACGACCTTACACGGTACTGACATTACGCTGGTGGGCTCCCATCCGTTCTACAAGCCTGCGGTTACTTTTAGCATCAATAACAGCGATGTGGTCACTTCGGTCTCTCAAAGCTTAAAGGACGATACCCTGCGGTTGTTTGACGTGCACAAAGACATACAAGTCGTCCCCAACTTTATCGACCTAAGTACGGTGAATACAGAGTTTACCGATTGTCAGCGAGATTTGATGGCTCATCCTGACGAACGGATCATTACCCACATCAGTAATATGCGTCCGGTCAAGCGGATCAATGATGTGATTCGCATTTTTCACGAAATTCAAAAGGAACTACCGGCTAAGTTGATTATGGTGGGCGAGGGCCCTGACCGGGAACCCGCCGAAGCACTTACCAAAAAACTCAACCTAAAAGACCGGGTCATCTTTGTAGGGAACAGTCACGAAATTGATAAAATACTTTGTTTCTCCGACCTTTTCCTGCTCCCGTCAGAAGCGGAGAGTTTTGGACTGGCTGCTCTTGAAGCCATGGCCGCGGGGGTTCCTGTGATCTCTTCCAATGCTGGCGGACTGAGTGAGGTCAACAAACACGGTATTTCCGGTTACTTAAGTGCGGTAGGCGCTGTAGAAGAGATGGCCCAGCATGCGCTCGCTATTTTAAAAGAACCTGCCACCTTAAAACGATTTAAAAAACAAGCCCGGGAAGAAGCGGCACGCTTTGACATCGAAAAAGTGGTCCCGCTCTATGAGCAACTTTATGAAGACCTCCTGGTGCAGGATTAA
- a CDS encoding FAD-linked oxidase C-terminal domain-containing protein: MHDPKNDAFLQLSTQLDGELLWDSLHRALYATDASVYRRLPLAVAYPKHQADLQSLIAFAKANQIGLIPRTAGTSLAGQCVGEGIVVDVSRHCTRIIDLDLEAGTVCVEPGVVRDELNRYLKPYGLFFGPNTSTSNRCMIGGMVGNNSSGTTSIKYGVTRDKIIRLEGLLSDGSPVVFENLSKAELEAKCAQSDREGRIYASLIETLSHSSVQEEIRAQFPDARVHRRNTGYALDTLLDMQPFTTSGPPLNLAALLAGSEGTLVFTTRVTLQLDSLPPEHGVMVVPHFESIEKCLLAVAPAMQHQLETCEMIDRTILDCTKNNKEQQANRFFVHGDPKAILMLEIRDASQDKAQARAAQLMQSLESLELPYATAILSGTEIDQALELRKAGLGLLGNMVGDRKAVACIEDTAVPLDDLAEYINEFTALMADFGQEAVYYAHAGAGELHLRPILNLKQEEDVQLFREITTAVAKLVKKYKGSLSGEHGDGIVRAEFIEMMIGTANYKLLEQVKKLFDPENLFNPGKIVAALPMDEGLRYTPGRTEPEIKTRMDFSANEGILRAAEQCNGSGDCRKSAEAGGAMCPSYQATKNEKDSTRARANALREFLTQSEQRNRFDHQELKEVFDLCISCKACARECPSNVDVATLKAEFEYQYKKANGSSLRTKAFAYNGLLNKGAAPFRGLVNQVYTHNRLSTFIKRHLRIAEERTLPVLKPFRAKARKSEGTKGKVVLFIDEFSQYLDGPVAQDALDLLEGLGYEVTLIKNRDSGRTYISKGFLKQAQRLANKNVQKLKSVVGKDTPLLGLEPSALLTFRDEYLKLAHDRQGAQELANHSFLIEEFLADQIQQGIITAAQFTEAPAKIKIHGHCHQKALAGMKSTFDVLNLPINYKPTLIPSGCCGMAGSFGYEKEHYEVSMQVGELTLFPAVRKADTQTIIVANGTSCRHQILDGTGREAVHPVTVMRSALRSMEGQD, translated from the coding sequence ATGCACGACCCCAAAAATGACGCATTCTTGCAATTGTCCACTCAATTGGATGGGGAGTTGCTATGGGATTCCCTGCATCGGGCGCTTTATGCAACAGACGCTTCGGTTTACAGACGTTTACCACTTGCGGTGGCCTATCCCAAGCATCAAGCCGATCTTCAGTCGCTGATCGCTTTCGCGAAAGCAAATCAAATAGGACTCATTCCCAGAACGGCAGGAACCTCTCTAGCCGGCCAATGCGTAGGGGAGGGCATTGTAGTTGACGTGTCCAGGCATTGTACACGAATTATCGATCTCGATTTGGAGGCCGGAACCGTGTGTGTAGAACCGGGAGTGGTGCGGGATGAACTGAACCGCTATTTAAAACCGTATGGTTTATTCTTTGGTCCTAATACCTCCACCTCCAATCGTTGTATGATAGGCGGTATGGTAGGTAATAATTCTTCCGGTACTACCTCCATCAAATATGGCGTCACCCGGGATAAGATCATTCGATTGGAAGGATTACTGAGTGACGGGAGTCCGGTCGTGTTCGAAAACCTAAGTAAAGCAGAGCTGGAGGCTAAGTGCGCACAATCGGATCGGGAAGGTCGTATTTATGCCTCCTTGATCGAAACCTTGAGTCATTCTTCCGTACAAGAAGAAATAAGAGCCCAGTTTCCTGATGCTCGGGTCCACCGCAGAAATACAGGCTATGCCCTGGATACTTTACTGGATATGCAACCATTCACCACCTCCGGTCCACCGCTCAATTTGGCAGCCCTGTTGGCCGGATCAGAAGGTACGCTGGTTTTTACCACTCGAGTGACCTTGCAACTGGATAGTTTACCACCAGAACACGGGGTCATGGTGGTTCCTCATTTTGAATCGATTGAAAAGTGCTTATTGGCGGTTGCTCCGGCCATGCAACATCAGCTGGAAACCTGCGAGATGATCGATCGCACCATACTGGATTGCACCAAGAATAATAAAGAACAGCAAGCCAATCGCTTTTTTGTTCATGGCGATCCAAAGGCGATCCTCATGCTGGAAATCAGGGATGCTAGTCAGGATAAGGCCCAGGCTCGAGCGGCTCAACTCATGCAGTCTTTAGAATCACTGGAATTGCCCTATGCGACTGCGATACTCAGCGGGACGGAGATCGACCAGGCGCTGGAATTGCGCAAGGCGGGTCTGGGACTACTGGGAAACATGGTAGGCGACCGCAAAGCGGTAGCTTGTATTGAAGATACTGCCGTCCCACTTGATGATCTGGCGGAGTACATTAATGAATTTACTGCACTCATGGCCGATTTCGGTCAGGAAGCGGTCTATTATGCCCATGCCGGTGCCGGGGAACTTCACCTTCGTCCCATACTCAATTTAAAGCAGGAAGAAGACGTGCAGCTTTTTCGGGAGATCACCACCGCTGTCGCTAAGCTGGTCAAGAAATACAAGGGTTCCTTAAGCGGAGAGCACGGCGACGGTATCGTGCGTGCTGAGTTTATCGAGATGATGATCGGGACAGCCAATTATAAGCTTCTGGAGCAGGTAAAAAAGCTATTCGATCCGGAGAACCTCTTCAATCCCGGAAAAATAGTGGCTGCCTTACCCATGGACGAGGGTCTGCGCTACACCCCTGGAAGAACAGAACCGGAGATTAAAACCCGTATGGATTTTAGTGCTAATGAAGGTATACTGCGAGCCGCAGAGCAATGCAACGGCAGTGGCGATTGCAGGAAATCAGCGGAAGCAGGTGGTGCTATGTGTCCCAGTTATCAGGCTACCAAAAATGAAAAGGACAGTACGCGGGCACGAGCCAACGCTTTGCGTGAATTTCTAACACAGAGTGAGCAACGTAATCGTTTTGACCATCAGGAACTCAAAGAGGTTTTTGATCTCTGCATCAGCTGTAAAGCCTGTGCCAGAGAGTGCCCTAGCAATGTGGATGTTGCTACCCTGAAGGCCGAATTCGAATACCAGTACAAAAAAGCTAATGGAAGCTCCTTAAGAACCAAAGCCTTTGCCTATAATGGCCTTCTCAATAAAGGGGCAGCTCCCTTCCGCGGGCTGGTCAACCAGGTCTACACCCATAATCGTTTGTCAACCTTTATCAAACGCCACCTGCGCATCGCAGAAGAGCGTACCCTGCCGGTTTTGAAACCCTTTCGCGCCAAGGCGCGTAAGTCCGAAGGCACTAAAGGCAAGGTAGTGCTATTCATCGATGAGTTTAGTCAATACCTGGACGGACCGGTGGCGCAAGATGCCCTCGATCTATTAGAAGGTCTGGGCTATGAAGTGACGTTGATCAAAAACAGAGATAGTGGACGCACCTATATTTCGAAAGGTTTTTTAAAACAGGCACAACGACTGGCCAATAAGAATGTGCAAAAGCTGAAGTCGGTCGTTGGTAAAGACACTCCCTTGCTTGGGTTAGAGCCTTCAGCACTGCTCACCTTTCGCGATGAATACTTGAAATTGGCCCACGATCGGCAGGGAGCCCAGGAACTCGCCAACCATTCCTTCTTGATTGAAGAGTTTTTAGCCGATCAAATACAGCAAGGAATCATTACCGCAGCTCAGTTTACCGAAGCTCCCGCTAAGATCAAAATTCACGGACATTGCCACCAAAAAGCCCTGGCCGGTATGAAAAGTACATTTGATGTACTCAATTTGCCAATAAACTACAAGCCAACCCTGATCCCATCCGGATGCTGCGGCATGGCCGGCAGTTTTGGCTACGAAAAAGAGCACTATGAAGTCAGCATGCAGGTGGGCGAACTGACCTTATTTCCAGCGGTCCGTAAAGCCGATACGCAGACGATCATCGTAGCTAATGGAACCAGTTGCAGGCATCAGATCTTGGATGGTACGGGGAGAGAAGCCGTGCACCCGGTGACCGTGATGCGAAGCGCCTTACGATCGATGGAGGGACAAGACTGA
- a CDS encoding glycoside hydrolase family 3 N-terminal domain-containing protein: MITFYQTLLRLPLWISLFGLFLTVAAQQTHPLYTEDLPQQRFWVDSTYNTFTLEQKLGQLFMVRAFSNQGKKHEQQLLEEVQQYHVGGIIFSNGGPYRQAKLNNRLQKAAKVPLMIGMDAEWGLAMRLDSTYAFPYNMTLGAIKNLKTVEEVGYRIGRHCDRLGVHINFAPVVDINTNPDNPIIGNRSFGSTKENVTQKALALMKGMHQAGILTSAKHFPGHGDTDSDSHKTLPTIRFSRKRLDSVELYPFRALIDQGVSSVMAAHLNVPALEQRPGYPSSISKGIITDLLKKELGFDGLIFTDALEMKGLANFKDPGEADLAAFLAGNDILLISEDVPKAVAKLKEAYYTGAITEERLAYSVKKILYAKYKLDLNNYQPVSLTNLHQDLNSIQDELVYRKAIRQALTVIKNEKAVFPIKDLEVQKIAYVHLGDDDGTPFFSQMRRYADVDRVQADSIGTLLEKLEPYNYVVIGYHKSNANPWKSYSFSPTELDWLNQIAEQKTVLLDIFTRPYAILNIPNTTPIEAIVLSYQNSVIAQELSAQLIFGAFEAQGKLPVELGASFPAGLGYESGTLRRLGYSIPEAVGVDSQRLKKVDSLVEVGLKGVMYPGAQVLIARRGKVIYEKSFGYHTYNKKRRVDQNDIYDLASMTKILGTLPLLMELHSKDQFDLDDPLGKHIPDLKGSNKSSITFKQALSHYGRFKPWIPFYLYTLDSITKKPSPDFYRKAPSADFNIQVASNLYLRSDYRDSIFNRVKDSDLRNSLSYRYSDLPYYLMKRFLEDYYGSTLDQLSSSRFYQPMGATRMGYNPLDRFNKRNIVPSENDNYWRMEQVHGRVHDMGAAMQDNVGGHAGLFGNANDVAKMMQMYLQNGYYGGKRYFSKATMEAFNNCYYCEDQVRRGVGFDKPQLGEEGPTCGCVSMTSFGHSGFTGTYTWADPQADLIYVFLSNRTFPTMENRKLITSDLRTKIQGAIYEALLN; encoded by the coding sequence GGCGGCCCCTATCGTCAGGCCAAGTTGAATAACCGATTGCAGAAAGCAGCTAAAGTACCTTTGATGATCGGGATGGATGCAGAATGGGGATTGGCCATGCGGCTGGACAGTACTTATGCTTTTCCGTATAACATGACTTTAGGTGCTATTAAAAATCTAAAGACGGTCGAGGAGGTAGGTTATCGCATCGGCAGGCATTGCGATCGACTGGGCGTGCACATCAATTTTGCTCCGGTAGTCGACATTAATACCAATCCAGATAACCCGATCATCGGAAACCGGTCTTTTGGATCGACCAAAGAGAATGTGACCCAAAAAGCATTGGCCTTAATGAAAGGGATGCATCAGGCGGGGATACTTACTAGTGCCAAACATTTTCCGGGGCATGGAGATACGGATAGCGATTCGCACAAGACTCTGCCCACGATTCGCTTTTCGCGAAAGCGTTTGGATAGTGTAGAACTGTATCCTTTTAGAGCATTAATCGATCAGGGGGTATCCAGTGTAATGGCGGCGCATCTGAATGTGCCCGCCCTGGAGCAGCGGCCAGGCTATCCTTCTTCCATTTCTAAAGGGATAATTACTGATCTTCTGAAGAAAGAATTGGGCTTTGATGGTTTGATCTTTACCGATGCCTTGGAGATGAAAGGATTGGCTAATTTCAAAGACCCCGGTGAGGCCGATCTGGCTGCTTTTCTGGCAGGAAATGACATTTTACTGATTTCTGAAGATGTTCCTAAAGCGGTGGCCAAACTTAAAGAGGCTTACTACACCGGTGCCATCACAGAGGAGCGTTTGGCCTATTCAGTGAAGAAAATACTGTACGCCAAATACAAATTGGACTTGAACAACTATCAGCCGGTTTCGTTGACCAATTTACATCAAGATCTCAATTCGATCCAGGATGAACTGGTGTATCGCAAGGCGATTCGTCAGGCCCTGACCGTGATCAAGAATGAAAAGGCCGTATTCCCCATCAAGGATCTCGAAGTCCAGAAAATTGCCTACGTGCACCTGGGCGATGATGACGGAACGCCCTTTTTCAGTCAAATGCGTCGCTATGCTGATGTGGATCGTGTGCAGGCGGATAGCATTGGAACTCTTTTGGAGAAATTGGAGCCCTATAATTACGTGGTGATCGGATACCACAAGTCGAATGCCAATCCCTGGAAGAGCTATTCTTTTAGTCCAACCGAATTGGATTGGTTAAATCAGATCGCCGAACAAAAGACCGTCTTATTGGATATCTTCACGAGGCCTTACGCCATTCTTAATATACCGAATACCACACCCATTGAAGCTATAGTGCTGTCCTATCAGAATAGCGTGATCGCTCAGGAACTGAGTGCCCAGTTAATCTTTGGAGCTTTTGAAGCTCAAGGAAAGCTTCCGGTGGAACTGGGCGCGAGTTTTCCGGCGGGTCTGGGCTATGAAAGTGGAACCTTAAGACGATTGGGATACAGTATTCCGGAGGCAGTGGGCGTTGATTCACAGCGTTTGAAAAAAGTAGATTCTCTGGTTGAGGTCGGACTTAAAGGTGTGATGTATCCTGGAGCTCAGGTGCTGATCGCGCGTCGTGGAAAAGTGATTTATGAAAAATCCTTTGGCTATCACACCTACAACAAAAAACGTCGGGTGGATCAGAATGATATTTATGATCTCGCTTCGATGACCAAAATTTTAGGCACACTTCCTTTATTGATGGAGTTGCATAGTAAAGACCAATTTGATCTGGATGATCCCCTCGGAAAACACATCCCGGATTTGAAAGGGAGTAATAAAAGCTCGATCACCTTCAAACAGGCCTTGAGTCACTACGGGCGCTTTAAGCCCTGGATTCCCTTTTACTTATATACATTGGACAGTATCACCAAGAAGCCTTCTCCAGACTTTTATCGAAAGGCACCCAGCGCCGATTTTAACATCCAGGTCGCCAGTAATCTGTACCTACGATCTGATTACCGCGATAGCATTTTTAATCGTGTCAAGGATAGTGATCTGCGTAATAGCCTATCCTACCGCTACAGCGACTTGCCTTATTATCTGATGAAGCGATTCCTTGAGGATTATTATGGCAGCACTCTCGATCAACTTTCTTCTTCGCGTTTCTACCAACCCATGGGCGCCACACGCATGGGCTACAATCCGTTGGATCGATTCAATAAGCGCAACATTGTACCCTCTGAAAATGATAATTATTGGCGAATGGAACAGGTGCACGGCAGAGTACATGACATGGGAGCTGCCATGCAAGACAACGTAGGCGGTCACGCAGGGCTGTTTGGTAACGCGAATGACGTGGCTAAAATGATGCAAATGTACCTGCAGAATGGCTATTACGGCGGTAAGCGTTATTTTTCTAAGGCAACCATGGAAGCTTTTAATAACTGTTATTACTGCGAAGATCAGGTGCGCCGGGGAGTAGGCTTCGACAAACCCCAGTTGGGAGAAGAAGGCCCTACTTGTGGTTGTGTTTCTATGACCAGCTTTGGGCATTCCGGCTTTACAGGAACCTATACCTGGGCGGATCCACAAGCTGATCTGATCTATGTTTTTCTATCGAACAGAACATTTCCTACCATGGAGAACCGTAAATTGATCACCTCTGATCTACGGACTAAAATTCAAGGAGCCATCTATGAGGCCTTGTTGAATTAA